A window of the Tachyglossus aculeatus isolate mTacAcu1 chromosome 2, mTacAcu1.pri, whole genome shotgun sequence genome harbors these coding sequences:
- the ILK gene encoding integrin-linked protein kinase — protein MDDIFTQCREGNAVAVRLWLDNTENDLNQGDDHGFSPLHWACREGRGAVVEMLIMRGARINVMNRGDDTPLHLAASHGHRDIVQKLLQYKADINAVNEHGNVPLHYACFWGQDQVAEDLVASGALVSVCNKYGEMPVDKAKAPLRDSLRERAEKLGQNLSKIPYKDTFWKGTTRTRPRNGTLNKHSGIDYNQLNFITLLNKNHSGELWKGRWQGNDVVIKKMQIRDWTTRKSRDFNEEYPRLRIFSHPNVLPVLGACLVPSEPQPAIITHWMPYGSLYNVLHEGTNFVVDQTQAVKFALDMARGMAFLHTLEPLIPRHALNSRSVMIDEDMTARISMADVKFSFQCPGRMYAPAWVAPEALQKKPEEINRRSADMWSFAVLLWELVTREVPFADLSNMEIGMKVALEGLRPTIPPGISPHVCKLMRICMNEDPAKRPKFDMIVPILEKMQDK, from the exons ATGGACGACATCTTCACCCAGTGTCGGGAGGGCAACGCCGTGGCCGTTCGGCTGTGGCTGGACAACACGGAGAATGACCTCAACCAGGG GGATGACCACGGATTCTCCCCGCTGCACTGGGCGTGCCGGGAAGGCCGGGGGGCCGTCGTGGAGATGCTGATCATGCGGGGGGCGCGGATCAATGTCATGAACCGGGGGGACGACACCCCTCTGCACCTGGCCGCCAGCCACGGCCACCGCGACATTGTCCAGAAG CTGCTGCAATACAAGGCAGACATCAACGCGGTCAACGAACACGGCAACGTCCCTCTGCACTACGCCTGCTTCTGGGGTCAGGATCAGGTGGCTGAG gACCTGGTGGCCAGCGGCGCCCTGGTCAGCGTCTGTAACAAATACGGAGAGATGCCCGTGGACAAGGCCAAGGCTCCGCTCAGGGACAGCTTGCGAG AGCGAGCGGAGAAGCTGGGCCAGAATCTGAGCAAGATCCCGTATAAGGACACTTTCTGGAAGGGGACCACACGGACCCGGCCTC GGAACGGGACCTTGAATAAGCACTCGGGCATTGACTACAATCAGCTGAACTTCATCACGCTCCTCAACAAGAACCACTCCGGAGAG CTGTGGAAAGGCCGCTGGCAGGGCAACGATGTTGTTATCAAGAAGATGCAGATCCGCGACTGGACCACGAGGAAGAGCCGAGACTTCAACGAGGAGTATCCCCGGCTCAG aatCTTCTCTCACCCTAACGTCCTGCCCGTGTTGGGTGCCTGCCTCGTCCCGTCCGAACCCCAGCCCGCCATCATCACCCACTGGATGCCCTACGGCTCTCTCTACAACGTCCTGCACGAAGGCACCA ACTTCGTGGTCGATCAGACGCAGGCGGTGAAGTTCGCCCTGGACATGGCGCGGGGCATGGCCTTCCTTCACACCCTGGAGCCTCTGATCCCGCGGCACGCGCTCAACAGCCGCAGCGTCATG ATCGACGAGGACATGACCGCCCGCATCAGCATGGCCGACGTCAAGTTCTCCTTCCAGTGCCCCGGCCGCATGTACGCCCCGGCCTGGGTGGCCCCCGAGg ccctgcagAAGAAGCCCGAGGAGATCAACCGCCGCTCGGCTGACATGTGGAGCTTCGCCGTGCTGCTGTGGGAACTGGTGACCCGGGAGGTGCCCTTTGCCGACCTCTCCAACATGGAAATTGGCATGAAG gtgGCCCTGGAAGGCTTGCGCCCCACCATCCCGCCCGGCATCTCGCCCCACGTCTGCAAGCTGATGCGCATCTGCATGAACGAGGACCCGGCCAAGAGGCCCAAGTTCGATATGATCGTGCCCATCCTGGAGAAGATGCAGGACAAATAG
- the LOC119942358 gene encoding basic salivary proline-rich protein 1-like: protein MDPREEEEEEEEEEEDGPPSSSALAAPTRRASARPERPLPAGSTTEPGLPEARAATPPPRLPLQGGGARGRTPSPPRGGPPRAQRGPPPARRKYHRARTARGQSGDPPPSAAAPPAGGRSRSKRTDPAAPTRRTPRAQRGPPPPPAGSTTEPGPPAARAATPPPPPRRPPAGGRSTSKRTDPAAPTRRTPRAQRGPPPPPAGSTTEPGPPAARAATPPPRRPLQGGEQLDGPRRPHEAGPRAPREAPSARRKYHRARTARG, encoded by the coding sequence ATGGATCCtcgggaagaggaagaagaggaagaagaagaggaggaagacggaCCCCCGTCGTCCTCGGCCCTCGCAGCCCCCACGAGGCGGGCCTCCGCGCGCCCAGAGAGGCCCCTGCCCGCCGGAAGTACCACCGAGCCCGGCCTGCCCGAGGCTAGAGCGGCGACCCCTCCGCCGCGGCTCCCCCTGCAGGGGGGAGGAGCAAGAGGGCGGACCCCGTCGCCCCCACGAGGCGGGCCTCCGCGCGCCCAGAgaggccccccgcccgcccgccggaaGTACCACCGAGCCCGGACCGCCCGCGGCCAGAGCGGcgacccccccccctccgccgcgGCGCCCCCTGcaggggggaggagcaggagcaagaGGACGGACCCCGCCGCCCCCACGAGGCGGACCCCGCGCGCCCAGAGaggtcccccacccccgcccgcaGGAAGTACCACCGAGCCCGGACCACCCGCGGCCAGAGCGGcgacccccccccctccgccgcgGCGCCCCCCTGCAGGGGGGAGGAGCACGAGCAAGAGGACGGACCCCGCCGCCCCCACGAGGCGGACCCCGCGCGCCCAGAGaggtcccccacccccgcccgcaGGAAGTACCACCGAGCCCGGACCGCCCGCGGCTAGAGCGGCGACCCCTCCGCCGCGGCGCCCCCTGCAGGGGGGGGAGCAATTGGACGGACCCCGCCGCCCCCACGAGGCGGGCCCCCGCGCGCCCAGAGAGGCCCCCTCCGCCCGCCGGAAGTACCACCGAGCCCGGACCGCCCGCGGCTAG
- the RRP8 gene encoding ribosomal RNA-processing protein 8 has protein sequence MFGEEPPWSDEEEEEEEGPAPPLGRPGREAPRPRDPGPTPSKPHRGRRERRLLAVLQKLEAAALPRQPSPGPPCGSEGADSDDSSGEEARARKRKPKKKRPNLGAGPPDLPSPEASKKRRRKQGAPAPVEEAPTPGVPGATGSREPKEGAAGPQPPDRPLSRKQWRNRQKNKKRNKNKFQPPGRPPTDAASGPALETPPAPEEPGSESESRADALRARMERRLEGARFRCLNEQLYTGPSSAARRLFQDDPDAFQIYHRGFQAQLRRWPLRPVEAIVRNLRRRSASLVVADFGCGDCQLASSIRNPVHCFDLAALDPRVVVCDMAKVPLEDASVDVAVFCLSLMGTNIRDFLEEANRVLKPGGLLKVAEVASRFEDVRAFLGSLAQLGFKSVSKDLTNSHFYLFDFRKTGPPQAKGRLPGLALRPCVYKRR, from the exons ATGTTCGGCGAGGAGCCCCCCTGGtccgatgaggaggaggaggaggaggagggtcccgCGCCCCCCTTGGGCCGGCCGGGACGGGAAGCCCCCCGCCCGAGGGACCCGGGACCAACGCCCTCCAAG ccccacaggggCCGCAGAGAGCGGAGGCTCCTGGCCGTGCTTCAGAAGCTGGAGGCCGCGGCCCTGCCCCGCCAGCCGTCCCCGGGCCCGCCCTGTGGCTCCGAGGGCGCTGACTCCGACGACTCCTCCGGGGAGGAGGCCCGGGCCAGAAAGAGGAAACCCAAGAAGAAAAGGCCGAACCTAGGGGCCGGGCCCCCAGACCTCCCTTCCCCGGAGGCCAGCAAGAAACGGAGACGAAAACAAG GCGCCCCAGCCCCTGTAGAGGAAGCCCCCACCCCAGGCGTCCCTGGCGCCACGGGAAGCCGAGAGCCTAAGGAGGGGGCGGCTGGGCCTCAGCCCCCCGACCGCCCGCTTAGCCGGAAACAGTGGCGGAACCGTCAGAAGAACAAGAAGAGGAACAAGAACAAGTTCCAGCCCCCGGGGAGACCGCCCACGGACGCCGCATCCGGCCCGGCCCTCGagacccccccggcccccgaggAGCCGGGCTCGGAGTCCGAGTCCCGGGCGGACGCCCTGAGGGCCCGGATGGAGCGGCGGCTGGAAGGGGCCAGGTTCCGCTGCCTCAACGAGCAACTGTACACGGGCCCCAGCTCCGCCGCCCGCCGCCTCTTCCAGGACGACCCCGACGCCTTCCAGATCTACCACCGAGGCTTCCAGGCCCAGCTCCGGCGCTGGCCCCTGCGGCCCGTGGAGGCCATCGTCCGAAACCTGCGCCGCCG GTCCGCGTCCCTCGTGGTGGCCGACTTCGGCTGTGGAGATTGCCAGCTGGCCTCCAGCATCCGCAACCCCGTGCACTGCTTCGACCTGGCGGCGCTGGACCCCCGCGTCGTCGTCtgtgacatggccaag gtgCCCCTGGAGGATGCCTCCGTGGACGTCGCCGTCTTTTGCCTGTCGCTGATGGGAACCAACATAagggacttcctggaggaggccaacCGCGTGCTGAAGCCGGG GGGGCTGCTAAAAGTGGCCGAGGTGGCTAGCCGCTTTGAGGACGTGCGGGCTTTCCTGGGCTCCCTGGCCCAACTCGGCTTTAAGAGCGTCTCCAAG GACCTGACCAACAGCCACTTCTACCTCTTCGATTTCCGCAAGACTGGCCCCCCTCAGGCCAAGGGGCGGCTGCCGGGCCTGGCTCTGCGGCCCTGCGTCTACAAGCGCCGATAA